A stretch of the Streptomyces sp. NBC_00078 genome encodes the following:
- a CDS encoding Clp protease N-terminal domain-containing protein, translated as MQPRIPPQSLGEQAVGPRADNDARLTAELAAVVSGARRRAVRGGDRQIDTAHLLHSLVENDPEVRSVFDDGPEIARLLGYLVQRSIGYGLRWQGSVEDSGAVPVVTESETFSPLAAGAMDHACDRAAARGPEPATGIDLLAAIVVDPQARAVEVLGRAGIETSAVLARIEERHPQRGRPSR; from the coding sequence GTGCAACCCCGTATCCCTCCGCAGTCGCTCGGCGAGCAGGCCGTCGGTCCCCGCGCGGACAACGATGCCAGGCTCACTGCCGAACTGGCAGCGGTGGTGTCCGGTGCCCGCCGCCGGGCCGTACGCGGCGGGGACCGCCAGATCGACACGGCCCATCTGCTGCACTCGCTCGTGGAGAACGACCCCGAGGTGCGGAGCGTCTTCGACGACGGGCCCGAGATCGCCCGGCTGCTCGGCTACCTGGTGCAGCGCAGCATCGGCTACGGCCTGCGCTGGCAGGGTTCCGTCGAGGACTCGGGCGCCGTACCCGTGGTGACGGAGTCCGAGACCTTCTCGCCGCTGGCCGCGGGTGCGATGGACCACGCCTGCGACCGCGCCGCCGCCCGTGGCCCCGAACCGGCCACCGGGATCGACCTCCTCGCCGCGATCGTCGTCGACCCACAGGCGCGGGCCGTCGAGGTCCTCGGCCGGGCCGGTATCGAGACGAGCGCCGTGCTGGCCCGCATCGAGGAACGACACCCACAGAGGGGCCGGCCGAGCCGCTGA
- a CDS encoding PadR family transcriptional regulator, with product MRPHGFERGHGGPGSRGRGGFEGRRGAFGPFGPGGPGGGPGPGFGFGGPGFGPGPWGPRGRGGPRGRARRGDVRASILALLKDRPMHGYEMIQEIAERSGGAWKPSPGSVYPTLQLLEDEGLIASASEGGKKLFSLTESGRVAADEGPDAPWEEASRGIDFEALGEIRQAGFGLMEAFGQVWKTGSKEQREKALTVINEARKKLYLILADED from the coding sequence ATGCGTCCCCATGGATTCGAACGTGGACACGGTGGACCCGGCTCTCGTGGTCGGGGTGGTTTCGAGGGCCGGCGTGGCGCCTTCGGCCCCTTCGGGCCGGGTGGTCCGGGCGGCGGTCCGGGCCCCGGTTTCGGTTTCGGCGGACCCGGCTTCGGTCCGGGCCCCTGGGGCCCGCGAGGGCGTGGCGGACCACGCGGCAGGGCGCGGAGGGGCGACGTGCGAGCGTCGATCCTGGCCCTGCTGAAGGACCGGCCCATGCATGGTTACGAGATGATCCAGGAGATCGCCGAGCGCAGTGGCGGGGCGTGGAAGCCCAGCCCGGGTTCGGTGTACCCCACTCTCCAGCTGCTGGAGGACGAGGGCCTGATCGCCAGCGCGAGCGAGGGTGGCAAGAAGCTGTTCTCACTCACCGAGTCCGGCCGTGTGGCGGCCGACGAGGGCCCGGACGCGCCCTGGGAGGAAGCCTCCCGTGGTATCGACTTCGAGGCGCTCGGTGAGATCCGTCAGGCCGGCTTCGGTCTGATGGAGGCCTTCGGCCAGGTCTGGAAGACCGGCAGCAAGGAGCAGCGCGAGAAGGCGCTGACCGTCATCAACGAAGCCCGCAAGAAGCTGTATCTGATCCTCGCCGACGAGGACTGA
- a CDS encoding SRPBCC family protein — MAEVSAEARIGAPAEKVWAQLTDWSAYGEWNATHTSFPKGGPDSLEVGGTFQENMKLMGFPAEVEWTIEELEPGRVFGTRGKGPMAVNVANRYTLTPDGDATTVRIDSEFTGAAVSLMAGKLKDSATAALNESLRKLAGLVA; from the coding sequence ATGGCCGAAGTCAGCGCGGAGGCTCGTATCGGGGCCCCCGCCGAGAAGGTGTGGGCACAGCTCACGGACTGGTCCGCGTACGGCGAGTGGAACGCGACCCACACCAGCTTCCCCAAGGGCGGCCCCGACAGCCTCGAAGTGGGCGGGACGTTCCAGGAGAACATGAAGCTCATGGGCTTCCCGGCAGAGGTCGAGTGGACCATCGAGGAGCTGGAACCGGGCCGGGTGTTCGGCACCCGGGGCAAGGGCCCGATGGCCGTGAACGTCGCCAACCGCTACACGCTGACGCCCGACGGCGACGCCACGACCGTGCGCATCGACAGCGAGTTCACGGGCGCCGCCGTCTCGCTCATGGCGGGCAAGCTCAAGGACTCGGCGACGGCCGCGCTGAACGAGTCGCTGCGAAAACTGGCCGGACTGGTGGCCTGA
- a CDS encoding EamA family transporter, which yields MSNAASGLPVGRGLLFLIVAGVAWGTAGATASLVYRTSDMGCSALSFWRCAGGLVLLLAASLLRPRVRTVVREPLGRRALRVGVTGVGATVSVIMLLEPVGAAILAVALLGERLTAATVAGTLLMLGSVVGLALAEARGAATKDLVLG from the coding sequence GTGTCGAATGCTGCTTCTGGCCTGCCCGTCGGGCGAGGCCTGCTCTTCCTAATCGTCGCCGGTGTCGCCTGGGGCACCGCGGGCGCGACCGCCTCCCTGGTCTACCGGACCAGTGACATGGGCTGTTCCGCCCTCTCCTTCTGGCGCTGCGCGGGCGGCCTCGTCCTCCTGCTCGCCGCCAGCCTCCTGCGCCCGCGCGTCCGCACCGTCGTACGCGAGCCGCTCGGCCGCAGGGCGCTGCGGGTGGGTGTCACCGGTGTCGGAGCCACCGTGTCCGTGATCATGCTGCTGGAGCCGGTCGGTGCGGCGATCCTGGCGGTCGCCCTGCTCGGTGAACGGCTCACCGCGGCCACCGTGGCGGGCACACTGCTGATGCTCGGCTCGGTCGTGGGGCTGGCCCTGGCGGAGGCGCGGGGCGCGGCGACAAAGGACCTGGTGCTCGGCTGA
- a CDS encoding aminotransferase class I/II-fold pyridoxal phosphate-dependent enzyme: MLEGYRIEGRRAAEIASSVERAVGSGELEPGQLLPPMRELAVELGVNANTVASAYRILRERGVIETAGRRGSRVRSKPATTGRDHVRMDVPEGVRDVANGNPDPALLPSLAKAFAAAGEQGDREPVLYGDALVEPELARIARAALDADGVPEGPLTLASGSLDAIERVLAAHLKPGDTVAVEDPGWGSLLDLVPAVGLRTAPVGVDDEGPLPSDVRRALEAGARALIVTDRAQNPTGAAVTATRARALRAVLREHPETLLVEDDHGHGIVDLPLHPLAGVTRRWAFVRSVAKAYGPDLRLAVLAGDPVTVDRVAGRHRLGPGWVSRVIQRAVVRLWADGVLDTRTVAAAYRSRRDLLIDALAERGVEAHGRSGLNVWIPVPDETGAVARLLHGGWAVAPGARFRMSARPGIRVTVATLAPEEAGPLADAIAEALVPPSTRTYV; the protein is encoded by the coding sequence GTGCTAGAAGGATATCGGATCGAAGGGCGACGCGCAGCGGAGATTGCGTCGAGCGTCGAGCGTGCGGTGGGGTCCGGCGAGCTGGAACCGGGTCAACTGCTGCCGCCGATGCGGGAGTTGGCGGTCGAGCTGGGCGTGAACGCCAATACGGTCGCGTCCGCGTACCGGATCCTGCGGGAGCGTGGGGTCATCGAGACGGCCGGGCGCAGGGGCAGCCGGGTGCGGTCCAAGCCGGCCACCACCGGGCGCGACCACGTCCGCATGGATGTGCCGGAAGGGGTGCGGGACGTGGCGAACGGCAACCCCGATCCGGCGCTGCTGCCGTCGCTGGCGAAGGCGTTCGCGGCGGCGGGTGAGCAGGGTGACCGGGAGCCCGTGCTGTACGGAGACGCCCTCGTGGAGCCGGAGTTGGCGCGGATCGCGCGCGCGGCACTGGACGCCGACGGGGTGCCGGAGGGTCCACTGACCCTCGCGTCCGGCTCACTGGACGCCATCGAGCGCGTGCTCGCGGCACATCTCAAGCCGGGGGACACCGTCGCCGTGGAGGACCCGGGGTGGGGCAGCCTGCTGGACCTCGTCCCGGCGGTCGGGCTGCGCACGGCGCCGGTGGGGGTGGACGACGAGGGGCCGCTCCCCTCCGACGTACGGCGGGCCCTGGAGGCCGGTGCACGCGCCCTGATCGTCACGGACCGCGCACAGAACCCGACCGGCGCCGCGGTGACCGCCACCCGCGCGCGTGCCCTACGCGCCGTACTCCGTGAGCACCCGGAGACACTCCTCGTCGAGGACGACCACGGCCACGGCATCGTCGACCTCCCCCTCCACCCCCTCGCCGGCGTCACCCGGCGCTGGGCGTTCGTGCGCTCGGTCGCCAAGGCCTACGGCCCCGACCTGCGCCTCGCGGTCCTCGCCGGCGACCCCGTCACCGTCGACCGGGTGGCCGGCCGGCACCGCCTCGGCCCCGGCTGGGTCAGCCGTGTCATCCAGCGTGCCGTCGTACGGCTGTGGGCCGACGGCGTACTCGACACGCGCACGGTGGCGGCGGCCTACCGCAGCCGCCGGGACCTGCTGATCGACGCCCTCGCGGAACGCGGCGTCGAGGCCCACGGCCGCAGCGGCCTGAACGTCTGGATCCCGGTGCCCGACGAAACCGGCGCCGTCGCCCGCCTGCTGCACGGAGGGTGGGCGGTGGCCCCGGGTGCCCGCTTCAGGATGAGTGCCCGGCCGGGCATCCGGGTCACGGTCGCGACCCTTGCGCCGGAGGAGGCCGGCCCCTTGGCGGACGCGATCGCCGAAGCCTTGGTCCCACCGTCGACCCGGACTTACGTCTAG
- a CDS encoding DMT family transporter, whose amino-acid sequence MTTATAPRTPVRASARRPALDWRVRFGVLSAIWGFSFLLIKVGTEGYAPFQVTLGRLVFGTAVLAVAMTVKRERLPRGARTWGHLAVAAFLLNALPFSLFAYSELTIPSTLAGICNATSPLWGMALSLVALSEDRPTRVRVAGLGLGFLGVLTVLGAWQGFSGLDARGTAMALLASLSYPIGWIYVRRTLAGSGHSHLSMTSAQLLLATGQLAVVTPLFTSFPVRFPPVPLLAIATLGALGTGLALLIQYGLVAEVGPTTAQMVTYFIPVIATAAGVAILGESLRWSTPVGAVVVLAGAALTQARRGA is encoded by the coding sequence ATGACCACCGCGACCGCGCCCCGGACCCCCGTCCGCGCCTCCGCCCGCCGCCCCGCTCTCGACTGGCGTGTGCGCTTCGGCGTCCTCTCCGCGATCTGGGGCTTCAGCTTCCTGCTGATCAAGGTCGGCACGGAGGGATACGCACCCTTCCAGGTCACCCTGGGGCGGCTGGTGTTCGGGACGGCGGTGCTCGCGGTGGCGATGACGGTGAAGCGGGAGCGGCTGCCGCGCGGGGCGCGGACGTGGGGGCACCTGGCGGTCGCCGCCTTTCTGCTGAACGCGTTGCCCTTCTCGCTGTTCGCCTACTCCGAGCTGACGATCCCCTCCACGCTGGCGGGTATCTGCAACGCGACCTCGCCGCTGTGGGGCATGGCCCTGTCCCTGGTCGCCCTCTCCGAGGACCGGCCCACGCGGGTCCGTGTCGCGGGTCTCGGTCTCGGGTTCCTCGGCGTTCTGACGGTCCTCGGCGCGTGGCAGGGATTCAGCGGCCTGGACGCCAGGGGCACGGCGATGGCTCTGCTGGCGTCGCTGAGCTATCCGATCGGCTGGATCTACGTCCGCCGGACCCTGGCCGGGAGTGGGCACTCCCATCTGTCCATGACGAGTGCGCAGTTGTTGCTGGCGACAGGACAACTTGCCGTCGTCACACCGTTGTTCACGTCGTTCCCGGTGCGTTTCCCTCCGGTGCCGCTGCTTGCGATCGCGACACTGGGGGCGCTCGGGACGGGCCTGGCCCTCCTCATCCAGTACGGGCTGGTCGCCGAAGTCGGGCCGACGACGGCGCAGATGGTCACCTACTTCATTCCGGTCATCGCCACCGCGGCGGGGGTTGCGATCCTCGGTGAGTCGCTGAGATGGTCGACTCCGGTCGGGGCGGTGGTGGTGCTGGCCGGGGCGGCACTTACTCAGGCTCGGCGGGGCGCCTGA
- a CDS encoding nuclear transport factor 2 family protein, translating into MTPVPSLDTPAVRTPHEVLTCYYQAMLDKSPDDLADLYAIDAVHEFPFTAPGFPPCFEGREAVRAGYRAAWGASPAKVQEVRRIAAHETADPEVIIAEHVVVGTLPTKATWFTVPGLLILHVRNGLITRVRDYMDSSGVAGART; encoded by the coding sequence ATGACCCCTGTGCCGTCTCTGGACACACCTGCTGTTCGCACCCCTCACGAGGTGCTGACCTGCTACTACCAAGCCATGCTCGACAAGTCGCCAGACGATCTCGCCGATCTCTACGCCATCGACGCGGTGCACGAGTTCCCGTTCACCGCACCCGGCTTCCCTCCGTGTTTCGAGGGTCGTGAGGCCGTGCGCGCCGGATACCGGGCGGCGTGGGGCGCCAGCCCCGCCAAGGTGCAGGAGGTCAGGAGAATCGCGGCCCATGAGACCGCCGATCCGGAAGTGATCATCGCCGAGCATGTCGTGGTGGGAACGCTGCCGACCAAGGCCACCTGGTTCACCGTCCCCGGTCTCCTGATACTCCACGTCCGCAACGGACTGATCACGCGAGTCCGCGACTACATGGACAGCTCAGGAGTCGCCGGCGCCAGGACCTGA
- a CDS encoding pyridoxamine 5'-phosphate oxidase family protein: MTVTQRRGRKIMMTPGELDEFLAIQRTCRVATVSAGGAPHVSTLWFAWDGTSMWLYSVVRSKRWTDLRRDARVAVVVDTGEEYDELRGVELSGSVEFVGEFPRTGELCAELDVPETLFARKNFNLEEMPHDGRHAWVRLTPEKIVSWDFRKLGPA; the protein is encoded by the coding sequence ATGACCGTCACTCAGCGCCGTGGCCGGAAGATCATGATGACGCCGGGCGAGCTGGACGAGTTCCTCGCCATCCAGCGCACCTGCCGGGTCGCCACCGTCTCGGCGGGCGGTGCTCCGCACGTGAGCACCCTGTGGTTCGCCTGGGACGGCACATCGATGTGGCTGTACTCCGTCGTGCGCAGCAAGCGCTGGACGGACCTGCGACGCGATGCCCGGGTCGCGGTCGTGGTCGACACCGGCGAGGAGTACGACGAGCTGCGCGGCGTGGAGCTGTCCGGATCGGTCGAGTTCGTCGGCGAGTTCCCCCGCACCGGGGAGCTGTGTGCCGAACTCGACGTCCCGGAGACGCTGTTCGCCCGGAAGAACTTCAACCTGGAGGAGATGCCGCACGACGGCCGGCACGCCTGGGTGCGGCTGACCCCGGAGAAGATCGTGTCCTGGGACTTCAGAAAGCTGGGTCCGGCGTAG
- a CDS encoding LysR family transcriptional regulator, producing the protein MLNLERLRTLDALARHGSVSGAAEGLHVTTSAVSQQMSKLEREIGQQLLAKNGRGVRLTDAGRLLAEHAARILSQVELAQSDLEAHRGEVVGELRLAAFPTAARGLFPAALSRLRSVHPGLRVTSREMEPEPAVLAVMRGDLDLAVVLDWYNRPLPVPDGLAKAVILDDTADVAMPSDHPYADRAEVDLEDFADDDWITWGESEFCHEWLIHTLRSKGIEPRVAHRAEEHPTQLALVGAGLGVCVAPRLGRGPLPEGVRAVPVRQSVRRQIRAVWRADADRRPSIRAAVEALQEAARQVG; encoded by the coding sequence ATGTTGAATCTGGAGCGTCTGCGCACCCTCGACGCCCTCGCCCGGCACGGCTCCGTCAGCGGTGCCGCCGAGGGGCTGCACGTCACGACGTCGGCGGTCTCCCAGCAGATGTCCAAGCTGGAGCGCGAGATCGGCCAGCAGCTCCTCGCGAAGAACGGACGCGGTGTGCGGCTCACGGACGCGGGCCGCCTGCTCGCCGAGCACGCGGCACGCATCCTGTCGCAGGTCGAACTCGCCCAGTCGGACCTGGAGGCTCACCGCGGTGAAGTGGTGGGGGAGTTGCGGCTGGCCGCGTTCCCGACCGCGGCGCGCGGTCTGTTCCCGGCCGCGCTGTCCCGGCTGCGCTCGGTGCATCCTGGTCTGCGCGTCACCTCGCGGGAGATGGAGCCCGAGCCCGCCGTACTCGCCGTCATGCGCGGTGATTTGGACCTGGCCGTCGTCCTCGACTGGTACAACCGGCCGCTGCCGGTGCCCGACGGGCTCGCCAAGGCCGTCATCCTCGACGACACCGCCGACGTGGCGATGCCCTCGGACCACCCGTACGCGGACCGGGCCGAGGTGGACCTGGAGGACTTCGCCGACGACGACTGGATCACCTGGGGCGAGAGCGAGTTCTGCCATGAGTGGCTGATCCACACACTGCGCTCCAAGGGCATCGAGCCGCGCGTCGCCCACCGCGCCGAGGAGCACCCCACTCAGCTCGCCCTGGTCGGCGCGGGCCTCGGGGTGTGCGTGGCGCCGAGGCTGGGGCGCGGTCCGCTCCCCGAGGGCGTGCGGGCCGTGCCCGTGCGCCAGTCGGTGCGCCGGCAGATCCGCGCCGTCTGGCGCGCGGACGCGGACCGCCGCCCGTCGATCCGGGCGGCGGTGGAGGCGTTGCAGGAAGCGGCGCGGCAGGTCGGCTGA
- a CDS encoding TetR/AcrR family transcriptional regulator, producing the protein MSTPRQSRADRRRATEVRILDSARELFAEKGFERTTIRAVATAANVDPALVMQYFGSKRELFGQAVQALPAPLTATDTDELVDQLLASLGLKLGGLPEGTLAMIRSMLTDQAAADHVRAALGRQIDSVGAALPTAEDPELRAALLVTALLGVTIGHQLLGLASLREASADHIAALLRPAIKALAGPPV; encoded by the coding sequence GTGTCCACTCCTCGCCAGTCCCGCGCCGACCGCCGCCGAGCGACCGAGGTGCGCATCCTCGACAGCGCCCGGGAGTTGTTCGCCGAGAAGGGATTCGAGCGCACCACCATTCGCGCCGTGGCGACCGCGGCGAACGTCGATCCAGCTCTGGTCATGCAGTACTTCGGCTCGAAGCGTGAGCTGTTCGGCCAAGCCGTGCAGGCGTTGCCCGCCCCGCTGACGGCAACTGACACCGACGAGCTCGTCGATCAGTTGCTGGCCTCCCTCGGCCTCAAGCTCGGCGGTCTTCCCGAGGGCACGCTGGCGATGATCCGGTCGATGCTCACCGACCAGGCGGCAGCCGATCACGTCCGTGCCGCTCTCGGCCGGCAGATCGACAGCGTCGGTGCCGCCCTGCCCACTGCCGAGGATCCCGAACTGCGTGCCGCGTTGCTTGTCACCGCGTTGCTGGGCGTGACCATCGGCCACCAGCTCCTCGGCCTGGCCTCGCTTCGTGAGGCCTCTGCGGATCACATCGCCGCGTTGCTCCGCCCGGCCATCAAGGCCCTGGCGGGACCGCCGGTGTGA
- a CDS encoding pyridoxamine 5'-phosphate oxidase family protein — protein MQGTQPQPTSQPTAYTPTDRTVPTRSAERASYDKDLVHAILDEGYVCHLGFVRDGAPVVLPTLYGRVGDRLYVHGSTGSRPLRMTGQADPGLPVCLTVTHVDALVLARSAFHHSINYRSVVVHGIAHDVTEPEEKRAALDALVDHVVPGRAADSRPANKKELAATAVIRLDLNEVSAKLRTGGVNDEPEDLALPHWAGVVPLRKGHELPVPDAGLAPGTELPGYLAVR, from the coding sequence ATGCAGGGGACCCAGCCACAGCCGACGTCGCAGCCCACCGCCTACACGCCGACCGACCGCACCGTCCCCACCCGGTCCGCGGAGCGGGCGTCGTACGACAAGGACCTCGTCCACGCGATACTCGACGAGGGCTATGTCTGCCATCTGGGCTTCGTCCGCGACGGGGCGCCGGTGGTGCTGCCGACGCTGTACGGGCGGGTCGGCGACCGGCTGTACGTGCACGGCTCGACGGGCTCGCGGCCGCTGCGGATGACCGGCCAGGCCGACCCCGGGCTCCCGGTGTGCCTGACGGTCACCCACGTCGACGCACTCGTCCTCGCCCGCTCGGCCTTCCACCATTCGATCAACTACCGGTCCGTGGTGGTGCACGGGATCGCACACGACGTGACGGAGCCCGAGGAGAAGCGGGCGGCCCTGGACGCGCTGGTGGACCATGTCGTGCCGGGCCGGGCGGCCGACTCCCGGCCCGCGAACAAGAAGGAACTGGCGGCCACCGCCGTGATCCGGCTCGACCTGAACGAGGTCTCCGCCAAGCTCCGCACGGGCGGCGTGAACGACGAGCCCGAGGACCTCGCCCTGCCGCACTGGGCCGGCGTCGTCCCGCTGAGGAAGGGCCATGAACTCCCGGTGCCCGACGCCGGCCTGGCACCCGGCACCGAGCTGCCCGGCTATCTGGCGGTGCGGTGA
- a CDS encoding DMT family transporter translates to MPVHTSESRRGGRNGSGSGSGKGVGLGLALGSALAFGGSGVAAKPLIEAGLDPLHVVWLRVAGAALVMLPVAVRHHALLRRRPALLAGFGLLAVAGVQACYFAAISRIPVGVALLVEYLAPALVLGWVRFVQRRPVTRAAALGVLLAVGGLACVVEVWSGLSFDAVGLLLALGAAGCQVGYFVLSDQGSDAGDDAPDPLGVIAYGLLIGALVLTAVARPWTMDWSVLTGTAQMDGTPVSALALLAWIVVVATVLAYVTGVLSVRRLSPQVAGVVACLEAVVATVLAWVLLGEHLSAPQIVGGAVVLAGALIAQSSAPAKASSEPVASGGPERQSSSRETAA, encoded by the coding sequence GTGCCGGTGCATACGTCTGAGAGCCGGCGGGGCGGCCGGAACGGCAGTGGCAGCGGCAGCGGCAAGGGTGTCGGGTTGGGTCTCGCCCTCGGGTCCGCGCTCGCCTTCGGCGGATCCGGTGTCGCGGCGAAGCCGCTGATCGAGGCGGGGCTCGACCCGCTCCACGTGGTGTGGCTGCGCGTGGCCGGTGCGGCCCTGGTGATGCTGCCGGTCGCCGTGCGTCACCACGCCCTGCTGCGTCGCCGCCCGGCACTGCTCGCCGGGTTCGGACTGCTCGCCGTGGCCGGTGTGCAGGCCTGCTACTTCGCGGCGATCTCCCGGATACCCGTCGGGGTCGCGCTGCTCGTCGAGTACCTCGCGCCCGCCCTCGTCCTCGGCTGGGTCCGGTTCGTGCAGCGCCGCCCGGTGACGCGTGCCGCCGCGCTCGGCGTGCTCCTCGCGGTAGGCGGGCTCGCCTGCGTCGTCGAGGTCTGGTCGGGACTGAGCTTCGACGCCGTGGGCCTGTTGCTCGCGCTCGGCGCCGCGGGCTGCCAGGTCGGCTACTTCGTCCTGTCCGACCAGGGCAGCGACGCCGGCGACGACGCGCCCGACCCGCTCGGCGTCATCGCGTACGGCCTGCTGATCGGCGCCCTCGTCCTGACCGCTGTGGCCCGCCCCTGGACCATGGACTGGTCCGTGCTGACGGGCACCGCGCAGATGGACGGCACCCCGGTATCCGCCCTCGCCCTGCTGGCCTGGATCGTCGTCGTCGCCACAGTCCTCGCGTACGTCACCGGTGTGCTGTCGGTGCGCAGGCTCTCGCCGCAGGTCGCGGGCGTCGTGGCCTGCCTCGAAGCGGTCGTCGCCACCGTCCTGGCCTGGGTACTGCTCGGCGAGCACCTCTCGGCGCCGCAGATCGTCGGCGGCGCGGTCGTCCTGGCGGGCGCCCTCATCGCGCAGTCGTCGGCACCCGCCAAGGCGTCTTCGGAGCCGGTGGCGAGCGGCGGCCCGGAAAGGCAGTCGTCCTCCCGCGAAACCGCCGCATAG